The Sesamum indicum cultivar Zhongzhi No. 13 linkage group LG1, S_indicum_v1.0, whole genome shotgun sequence genome includes a window with the following:
- the LOC105162280 gene encoding uncharacterized protein LOC105162280 — translation MFPNATSSSGHPELEKKHRREWKKRALLKLREKYLKEISRWELLSNTLKKVEKNAQTRLLKLYPTTFSEAASSSEQNSTCRRIVDDLFSQADGQEAIIRAALSLCDAAEALCSAHEERLKQQLTNLPIWGPSPHELMAAFGEE, via the exons ATGTTCCCCAACGCCACTTCATCCTCCGGCCATCCGGAGCTTGAGAAGAAGCACCGTCGTGAATGGAAAAAGAGGGCTCTTCTGAAGCTGCGGgaaaagtatttaaaagaGATTAGCCGGTGGGAACTTTTGTCGAACACCTTGAAGAAAGTGGAGAAGAATGCACAGACGCGATTGCTGAAGCTGTATCCCACAACGTTCTCTGAAGCAGCTTCGAGTTCAGAGCAGAATTCCACCTGCCGGAGAATCGTTGACGATCTCTTCTCTCAG GCTGATGGGCAGGAGGCTATAATTCGGGCTGCCTTGAGTTTATGTGATGCAGCTGAAGCATTGTGCAGTGCGCACGAGGAAAGATTGAAGCAACAGCTCACCAACCTACCAATTTGGGGACCTTCGCCACATGAGCTCATGGCTGCATTTGGAGAAGAATAG